GACGGTCACCACGGGTGCGTAGCCGTTTCCGGTGAGGTAGAGGCTGGTGCCACCCAACGAGATGGGATCGTTGACCTTGAGAACTTCCTTCTTGGCCGGCGAATCCGGAGTTTCCTTGGTGGTGACCTCGGCGGTGTAGTCGATGGGCTGGCCAAACTTCTTCGGCGATTCGCGGTCGAACGTGGCCTCGAATTTGTCCAACTGGATGGAGTAAGGCTGCAGCGAACTGCTCTGGAAGTTGGTCCCCGGCGTGAATTGGTCGTAGCCCACCAGCGTATTGACGAACGTGTCACCTTCCACCAGGATCCGTTGGCCGCTGTACCCGAACAGGCCGCCAATCGCCACGGAAACCAGCACGCCGATCAACGAAGTATGGAAGACCAGGTTGCCGACTTCCTTCAGGAAACCGCGTTCGGCACCCAAGGACGGGAGGTCGCCGTCGACGTCCCTGACCTCCACGCGGTAGCCGCGCTTCTTGAGCAGTCCAGCGGCGTCGTTGATGGCCTTCGACGCCGGGATCCCGGCGTCGGCGGGCAGCGCCAAGGTGCCGTACTCCGGCAGGCGCGAAAGGCGCTTGGGAGTGCGCGGCGGCTGTGACTTCATCGCTTTGTAATGCGCGATGGCGCGGGGGGTGACGCAGCCGATCAAGGAGATAAACAGCAGAATGTAGATGGCGGAGAACCACGCCGAGGAGTAGACGTCGTAGAGCTGCAATGCGTCGAGCACCTGGCCATAGGACGGGTTGTCCTTGATGTACTGGGTGACAACTGCCGGATTGGCCGCGCGCTGCGGGAACAGGGACCCGGGTACGGCACCAACAGCCAACAGGAGCAGCAGGAACAACGCCGTGCGCATGCTCGTCAGCTGGGTCCAAGCCCACCGAAGCATGCCCAGGATGCCCAAGGAGGGCAGCGCGGCCTCGGCCTTGGCCTGCTGGAGCTTTCCTTGCGCTGCGTTGGTGTTCGTGCTTTCAGCGGCTGGTGACTTCTTCTTGGCTTTCACGGACTCGCTCATCAGATTGGCAACTTCACATCGGTTTGGAACCAGTACTGCAACTCAGTCACCCAGGTTCCCCACACGCCGGTGGCCATCAGGATGCCGAGCAAAATCAGGATGCCTCCGCCTATCCGCTGGATCGCCAGGCGGTGCGTGCGGAAGAAGGACATGACGCCCATTCCCCGCCGGACGGCAAGGGCAATCAGGAGGAACGGAATACCCAGGCCAAGGCTGTAGACGAAGGCCAAAAGCGCACCC
This window of the Arthrobacter sp. StoSoilB5 genome carries:
- a CDS encoding cytochrome c biogenesis protein ResB; translation: MSESVKAKKKSPAAESTNTNAAQGKLQQAKAEAALPSLGILGMLRWAWTQLTSMRTALFLLLLLAVGAVPGSLFPQRAANPAVVTQYIKDNPSYGQVLDALQLYDVYSSAWFSAIYILLFISLIGCVTPRAIAHYKAMKSQPPRTPKRLSRLPEYGTLALPADAGIPASKAINDAAGLLKKRGYRVEVRDVDGDLPSLGAERGFLKEVGNLVFHTSLIGVLVSVAIGGLFGYSGQRILVEGDTFVNTLVGYDQFTPGTNFQSSSLQPYSIQLDKFEATFDRESPKKFGQPIDYTAEVTTKETPDSPAKKEVLKVNDPISLGGTSLYLTGNGYAPVVTVRDGEGNIAFQGPVTAKVQGDNYYSSVVIKVPDGKPDQLAFQGFFLPTAFKSENGISFSGDPELINPQLSLDSYYGDLGLDKGVPQNVFELDVRNLTQLNGRKLEAGGITLAPGMTKTLPDGRGSISFDGVKKYIGVDVHHNPGQLYALIFGLLAVAGLVTSLYVNRRRVWVRTGTHEDGRTMVEYGLLARGEDHRLAGEAAALHELFAREWQLPSGSGDPATTPTVSSPTSKDQ